From a single Populus nigra chromosome 18, ddPopNigr1.1, whole genome shotgun sequence genomic region:
- the LOC133678822 gene encoding uncharacterized protein At1g24485-like, protein MRLKSILYAKPDNYSYRAHSFISIDFGSSDSEPYTDENSITWTGDDAYIQSGESQFLKYSTMPYVRDEQSQVFDLQFDGNYWATVNTTHLYDTVPYGAIYTVKANNNSMCLAQTMPNQVPFISALELRSLLHGMYSQAAPNYAMFLNLRVAYRANDTISIRYACICACFEF, encoded by the exons ATGCGGCTGAAGTCAATACTCTACGCAAAACCTGACAATTACTCTTATCGTGCTCATT CTTTTATCAGCATTGACTTTGGATCATCTGATTCTGAACCGTACACTGATGAAAATTCAATAACGTGGACCGGAGATGATGCCTACATTCAGAGTGGCGAATCTCAGTTTTTGAAGTACAGTACAATGCCTTATGTACGTGATGAGCAGTCTCAGG TTTTTGACCTTCAATTTGATGGCAATTATTGGGCCACTGTCAACACTACGCACCTGTATGATACTGTTCCTTATGGGGCAATATATACTGTGAAAGCAAACAATAATAGCATGTGTCTTGCTCAAACAATGCCTAACCAAGTGCCATTCATATCAGCACTTGAGCTCCGGAGCTTGCTTCATGGCATGTATAGCCAAGCTGCTCCTAATTATGCTATGTTCTTAAATCTGAGGGTTGCTTATCGTGCAAATGACACTATTAGCATTAGGTATGCCTGTATATGTGCCTGCTTCGAGTTCTAA
- the LOC133677961 gene encoding uncharacterized protein LOC133677961 has protein sequence MAETSSVDVILDFLRRNRFTRAEAALRSELSKRPDLKGFLQKLTLEDNDLGKVVEEENGGKLASHTPGSGSQNSGEISKELIVKEIECGVDRNGPESKWRNSASVGERGGKNNEPIDSDDTLLDLYSWNFNPSNGPSNPYKNDVGTSTSNFSARANAKSGEEIIFPGENKSPWLGNNSTINVNVESKYNKIQANELKELDRELRPTVAFSADNPWSKNEEPTSSSSDLWKDYSVKTVFPFPKGDVLTSYGITSSSDKRDGKKKADTSDVRAAIKEQVDEVGRTLFIGKSQGSTEQNNLSGLGFSLASDIPKEEYPRLPPVKLKSEDKPLINWQEKFERDGPGSKVISADNSYLIGSYLDVPVGQEINSSGGKRIAGGSWLSVSQGIAEDTSDLVSGFATVGDGLSESIDYPNEYWDSDEYDDDDDVGYMRQPIEDEAWFLAHEVDYPSDNEKGTGHGSVPDPQDRVPTKDEDDDQSFAEEDSYFSGEQLFQEKNVEPVTASDDPIGLSVAEMYGRTNESDLIAQYDGQLMDEEELNLMRAEPVWQGFVTQTNELIMIGDGKVLDECGRPRLDDICMDDDQHGSVRSIGVGINSDAADIGSEIRESLVGGSSEGDLEYFHDHDVGVGGSRSSHHDSEKKYVDKQNRDKKKLDKYDSSKYVVGSDRDVRAQGKNHTDGGFSFPPPLRGEQLPQKGSSKSLWSNNCNAAVSEETNDRLNALMGPDDMHGTWQRKSSDSSTVKSSRDENNMNAVGSANSSPSSLSNYGYAEPECAMKEQDEKIGSVREEDPGASFEDEEAAAVQEQVRQIKAQEEEFETFNLKIVHRKNRTGFEEDKNFHVVLNSVIAGRYHVTEYLGSAAFSKAIQAHDLHTGIDVCVKIIKNNKDFFDQSLDEIKLLKYVNKHDPADKYHILRLYDYFYYREHLLIVCELLKANLYEFHKFNRESGGEVYFTMPRLQSITTQCLEALQFLHGLGLIHCDLKPENILVKSYSRCEVKVIDLGSSCFETDHLCSYVQSRSYRAPEVILGLPYDKKIDVWSLGCILAELCTGNVLFQNDSPATLLARVIGIIGPIDQNMLAKGRDTYKYFTKNHMLYERNQDTSRLEYLIPKKTSLRHRLPMGDQGFIDFVSHLLEVNPKKRPSASEALKHPWLSYPYEPISA, from the exons ATGGCGGAGACAAGCTCTGTTGATGTGATTCTTGACTTTCTGAGGAGAAATCGCTTCACAAGAGCGGAGGCAGCATTGCGCAGCGAGCTTAGTAAACGCCCTGATTTGAAAGGATTCCTTCAAAAACTTACCCTTGAAGATAATGATTTGGGGAAAGTGGTGGAAGAAGAGAATGGGGGAAAATTGGCGAGTCATACTCCAGGTTCTGGTTCTCAAAATAGTGGTGAAATTTCTAAGGAACTTATTGTGAAAGAAATAGAGTGTGGGGTGGATAGAAATGGGCCTGAAAGCAAATGGAGAAATTCTGCTTCTGTTGGGGAACGGGGTGGTAAAAATAATGAACCAATTGATTCAGATGATACTTTGCTTGATTTGTATTCATGGAACTTTAATCCAAGCAATGGCCCTTCAAATCCTTACAAGAATGATGTTGGTACTAGCACCAGTAACTTCTCTGCTAGAGCAAATGCCAAATCAGGAGAGGAGATTATCTTTCCTGGTGAAAATAAAAGTCCATGGCTTGGAAACAATAGTACTATTAATGTCAATGTGGAATCCAAGTATAACAAAATTCAAGCTAATGAATTGAAGGAACTTGATCGGGAACTTAGACCTACTGTTGCATTCTCTGCAGATAACCCATGGTCTAAAAATGAGGAGCCCACAAGTTCTTCCTCGGACCTGTGGAAAGATTATTCTGTCAAGACTGTTTTTCCGTTCCCCAAGGGCGATGTATTGACCAGCTATGGTATCACTTCAAGTTCAGACAAAAGAGATGGAAAGAAGAAAGCAGATACAAGTGATGTTAGAGCAGCTATTAAAGAACAGGTGGATGAGGTTGGAAGAACTTTGTTCATTGGAAAGTCTCAAGGGAGCACAGAGCAGAATAATTTAAGTGGCTTAGGGTTTTCTCTTGCATCTGATATTCCAAAGGAAGAATATCCTAGGCTTCCGCCAGTTAAACTCAAGTCGGAGGATAAGCCATTGATCAATTGGCAGGAAAAGTTTGAGCGCGATGGGCCAGGTTCAAAGGTCATCAGTGCTGATAATAGCTACCTTATAGGTTCCTATCTTGACGTTCCTGTCGGACAAGAAATCAATTCTTCAG GTGGAAAAAGGATTGCAGGAGGCAGTTGGCTATCTGTAAGTCAGGGGATTGCTGAGGATACATCTGATCTAGTTTCTGGTTTTGCTACCGTTGGTGATGGATTAAGCGAATCCATTGATTATCCAAATGAGTATTGGGATTCCGATGAATATGACGACGACGATGATGTTGGATACATGAGACAACCTATCGAGGATGAGGCCTGGTTTCTGGCTCATGAAGTTGATTACCCAAGTGACAATGAAAAGGGTACTGGGCATGGGAGTGTTCCAGACCCACAGGATAGAGTTCCAACcaaagatgaagatgatgatcaATCTTTTGCTGAGGAGGATTCTTACTTTTCTGGTGAGCagttatttcaagaaaaaaatgtcGAACCAGTGACAGCATCAGATGATCCTATAGGATTGTCGGTGGCAGAAATGTATGGGAGAACTAATGAGAGTGATTTAATAGCTCAATATGATGGGCAGTTGATGGATGAAGAAGAACTAAATTTGATGCGAGCAGAACCTGTCTGGCAGGGGTTTGTCACGCAAACGAATGAACTCATCATGATAGGAGATGGGAAGGTCCTGGATGAGTGTGGAAGGCCACGTTTAGATGATATTTGTATGGATGACGATCAACATGGTTCAGTTAGATCGATTGGTGTGGGTATCAACAGCGATGCTGCTGATATTGGAAGTGAAATACGGGAAAGTTTGGTTGGAGGCAGCAGTGAAGGGGATCTAGAGTACTTTCATGATCATGATGTTGGAGTTGGTGGTTCTAGATCTTCTCACCATgactcagaaaaaaaatatgttgataaACAAAACAGGGACAAGAAGAAACTCGATAAATATGATTCCAGTAAATATGTGGTTGGGAGTGACAGAGATGTGCGTGCTCAAGGTAAAAATCATACAGATGGTGGGTTTTCATTCCCTCCACCACTGAGGGGTGAACAGTTGCCGCAGAAAGGCTCTAGTAAATCTTTATGGTCAAACAACTGCAATGCTGCTGTCAGTGAAGAAACTAATGATCGCTTGAATGCTTTGATGGGGCCTGATGACATGCATGGTACATGGCAGCGGAAAAGCAGTGATTCCTCAACTGTTAAAAGTTCCAGGgatgaaaataatatgaatGCTGTTGGATCAGCAAATTCTAGTCCctcttctctctcaaattaTGGTTATGCAGAACCAGAGTGTGCCATGAAGGAACAAGATGAGAAGATTGGCAGTGTGAGGGAAGAAGATCCCGGGGCATCCTTTGAGGATGAAGAGGCTGCTGCTGTTCAAGAACAAGTAAGGCAAATCAAGGCTCAGGAGGAGGAATTTGAAACTTTCAACCTTAAGATTGTGCATAGGAAAAACAG AACTGGCTTTGAGGAGGACAAGAACTTCCATGTTGTTTTGAATTCTGTAATTGCTGGCCGTTATCATGTTACTGAGTATCTTGGGTCAGCTGCTTTTAGTAAAGCTATACAAGCACATGATCTGCACACAGGCATTGATGTTTgtgtgaaaattataaaaaacaacaaggaCTTCTTTGATCAAAGTCTTGATGAGATAAAGCTTCTTAAGTATGTCAACAAGCATGATCCTGCTGACAAGTACCACATTCTCAGATTGTATGATTACTTCTACTACCGA GAGCATTTGTTAATCGTATGTGAGCTTCTGAAGGCAAACTTATATGAGTTTCATAAGTTCAATAGAGAATCAGGAGGGGAGGTTTACTTCACAATGCCAAGATTGCAG TCAATTACCACTCAATGTTTGGAGGCACTTCAGTTTTTGCATGGCCTTGGTCTTATACACTGTGATCTGAAGCCTGAGAATATATTGGTGAAAAGCTATAGTAGATGTGAGGTGAAAGTCATTGATCTTGGGAGTAGCTGTTTTGAGACAGATCATCTGTGCTCCTATGTTCAATCCAGGTCATATCGTGCACCAGAAGTTATCCTAGGACTTCCGTATGATAAGAAGATAGATGTATGGTCACTTGGCTGCATTTTGGCAGAGCTTTGCACTGGCAAT GTCCTATTCCAAAATGATTCACCAGCAACGTTACTTGCACGAGTTATTGGAATTATAGGTCCCATTGATCAAAACATGCTAGCAAAGGGACGAGATACATACAAGTATTTTACCAAGAATCACATGCTTTATGAGCGTAATCAG GATACTAGCAGGCTGGAGTACCTGATACCTAAGAAGACATCCCTGAGGCACCGTTTGCCAATGGGGGACCAAGGCTTCATTGACTTTGTTTCTCATTTGCTTGAAGTAAACCCAAAGAAACGCCCTTCTGCATCCGAGGCTCTGAAGCACCCATGGCTATCATACCCTTATGAGCCCATATCAGCTTGA
- the LOC133678267 gene encoding methylecgonone reductase-like isoform X1, with protein MKKTEIPEVLLSSGHKMPLIGMGTVAVPLPPSEILVPVFINAIESGYRHFDSAALYGSEESLGQAVAEALDRGLLSSREDLFITSKLWCPDAHHDLVLPALKKSLQRLRLEYVDLYLIHMPARVKQEVEGLNFSEEDLLPFDIKGTWEAMEECSRLGLCKSIGVSNFSSKKISQLLEHATISPAVNQVEMNAAWQQKKLLEFCKEKGIHVSAWSPLGANGACWGSLAVMESPILKEIAAAKVKSVAQIALRWIHEQGASVIVKSFNKERMKLNLQIFDWELSTEDTEKIKNIPQRKGYSGEMFISKDYGPYKSLEEFWDDDIDNYQ; from the exons atgaagaaaacagaAATCCCAGAAGTATTACTAAGTTCTGGTCATAAGATGCCATTGATAGGGATGGGAACTGTAGCAGTACCTCTTCCACCATCAGAAATTCTCGTCCCCGTTTTCATTAATGCCATAGAAAGTGGTTATCGCCATTTTGATAGCGCTGCTCTTTATGGCTCTGAAGAGTCCCTTGGGCAAGCCGTGGCAGAAGCATTAGACCGAGGCCTTCTAAGCAGTCGTGAAGATTTGTTCATTACTTCCAAGCTGTGGTGCCCGGATGCTCACCATGATCTTGTTCTTCCAGCACTCAAGAAGTCACTCCA gagGTTGCGATTAGAATATGTGGATCTTTATCTGATTCATATGCCAGCAAGGGTGAAGCAAGAAGTTGAGGGCCTAAATTTTTCGGAAGAGGATTTGCTGCCCTTTGACATAAAAGGAACATGGGAAGCCATGGAAGAGTGTTCAAGATTAGGTTTGTGCAAGTCCATCGGTGTAAGCAACTTTAgttccaaaaaaatatctcagcTTCTTGAACATGCAACCATCTCTCCTGCCGTTAATcag GTGGAAATGAATGCCGCATGGCAACAGAAAAAATTGCTAGAATTCTGCAAAGAGAAAGGAATTCACGTGAGTGCATGGTCTCCTTTGGGGGCCAATGGAGCTTGCTGGGGTTCTCTTGCAGTGATGGAGAGTCCAATCCTTAAAGAAATTGCTGCTGCAAAAGTAAAGAGTGTTGCCCAG ATTGCTCTAAGATGGATACACGAGCAAGGAGCGAGTGTAATTGTTAAGAGTTTCAACAAGGAGAGGATGAAACTCAACCTACAAATCTTCGACTGGGAATTGAGCACAGAAGATACAGAAAAGATTAAGAATATTCCACAGCGAAAGGGATACTCAGGAGAAATGTTTATTTCTAAAGATTATGGTCCTTACAAGTCATTGGAGGAATTTTGGgatgatgatattgataatTACCAGTGA
- the LOC133678267 gene encoding methylecgonone reductase-like isoform X2 produces the protein MKKTEIPEVLLSSGHKMPLIGMGTVAVPLPPSEILVPVFINAIESGYRHFDSAALYGSEESLGQAVAEALDRGLLSSREDLFITSKLWCPDAHHDLVLPALKKSLQRLRLEYVDLYLIHMPARVKQEVEGLNFSEEDLLPFDIKGTWEAMEECSRLGLCKSIGVEMNAAWQQKKLLEFCKEKGIHVSAWSPLGANGACWGSLAVMESPILKEIAAAKVKSVAQIALRWIHEQGASVIVKSFNKERMKLNLQIFDWELSTEDTEKIKNIPQRKGYSGEMFISKDYGPYKSLEEFWDDDIDNYQ, from the exons atgaagaaaacagaAATCCCAGAAGTATTACTAAGTTCTGGTCATAAGATGCCATTGATAGGGATGGGAACTGTAGCAGTACCTCTTCCACCATCAGAAATTCTCGTCCCCGTTTTCATTAATGCCATAGAAAGTGGTTATCGCCATTTTGATAGCGCTGCTCTTTATGGCTCTGAAGAGTCCCTTGGGCAAGCCGTGGCAGAAGCATTAGACCGAGGCCTTCTAAGCAGTCGTGAAGATTTGTTCATTACTTCCAAGCTGTGGTGCCCGGATGCTCACCATGATCTTGTTCTTCCAGCACTCAAGAAGTCACTCCA gagGTTGCGATTAGAATATGTGGATCTTTATCTGATTCATATGCCAGCAAGGGTGAAGCAAGAAGTTGAGGGCCTAAATTTTTCGGAAGAGGATTTGCTGCCCTTTGACATAAAAGGAACATGGGAAGCCATGGAAGAGTGTTCAAGATTAGGTTTGTGCAAGTCCATCGGT GTGGAAATGAATGCCGCATGGCAACAGAAAAAATTGCTAGAATTCTGCAAAGAGAAAGGAATTCACGTGAGTGCATGGTCTCCTTTGGGGGCCAATGGAGCTTGCTGGGGTTCTCTTGCAGTGATGGAGAGTCCAATCCTTAAAGAAATTGCTGCTGCAAAAGTAAAGAGTGTTGCCCAG ATTGCTCTAAGATGGATACACGAGCAAGGAGCGAGTGTAATTGTTAAGAGTTTCAACAAGGAGAGGATGAAACTCAACCTACAAATCTTCGACTGGGAATTGAGCACAGAAGATACAGAAAAGATTAAGAATATTCCACAGCGAAAGGGATACTCAGGAGAAATGTTTATTTCTAAAGATTATGGTCCTTACAAGTCATTGGAGGAATTTTGGgatgatgatattgataatTACCAGTGA
- the LOC133678823 gene encoding CASP-like protein 4D1 codes for MGSRAIAISTLVLRIFTLLALVACVVLFITNTFRDAVFDDGSKVTFKDLTTYRFVLSTAVIGATYTLLQLPFALYYALTEKRLIKVDILRELDLYGDKIIAFLLASGVGAGFAVSVEIKSLLNDLFDAFAIAGFQDTEDSKALYDKFLNKGIIATSALAFGFVCMALVSVLSSVNRSKTATKGFFG; via the exons ATGGGGTCTAGAGCTATAGCAATCTCAACCCTTGTGCTGAGGATCTTCACTCTCCTAGCTTTAGTTGCTTGTGTGGTGCTTTTTATTACCAATACTTTTCGTGATGCAGTGTTTGATGATGGCTCGAAGGTCACTTTCAAGGATCTCACCACATACAG GTTTGTACTCTCGACGGCGGTAATTGGGGCAACCTATACACTCTTGCAATTACCCTTTGCATTGTACTATGCTTTGACAGAGAAGAGGTTGATAAAGGTCGATATCTTGCGGGAGCTTGACTTATATGGTGACAAG ATCATCGCATTCCTTCTTGCCTCGGGTGTTGGTGCTGGTTTCGCAGTTAGTGTTGAGATCAAATCCCTTTTGAATGACTTGTTTGATGCTTTTGCAATTGCTGGTTTTCAAGATACAGAAGACAGCAAGGCTCTCTATGATAAGTTCCTAAACAAGGGGATTATAGCTACCAGTGCTCTTGCCTTTGGATTTGTTTGCATGGCTTTAGTTTCAGTGCTTTCATCTGTCAACCGGAGCAAGACTGCTACTAAAGGTTTCTTCGGTTAA